One window of Dyadobacter sandarakinus genomic DNA carries:
- a CDS encoding TldD/PmbA family protein has product MKRRDFMYMSGLGAGALMMPGVPVIGRSVPGERLLEPGLDVAARKKLTEVALNAAKSKGATYTDVRIGRYLQQYLFTREKQVQNIVNAESYGIGIRVIVNGTWGFSATSDVTPEGIAKCADTAAAIAKANSKFQKEPVELAPQAGVGDKTWKTPLIKNAFEIPVREKINLLMNVNGKAMENGANFVTSNLFFVNEQKYFASSDGSFIDQDIHRIWPTFTVTVTDKASGKFKTRDAISSPMGMGYEYLDGLATEKIAGPNGLVGYRNSYDMVEDAVTAAKQAKEKVTAKTVQPGKYDLVLDPNHLGLTIHESVGHPTELDRVLGYEANYAGTSFATLDKWKSKNFQYGSKLVNIVADKTQPHTLGAVGYDDEGVPCKTWDIIKDGILVNYQAIRDQAKIIGEKESHGCCYADNWNSVQFQRMPNISLKPGTEKRSVLDMIKGVEKGIYIIGRGSYSIDQQRYNFQFGGQVFYEIKNGEMTGMLDDVAYQSNTQEFWNSCTQLCDQDDYRTFGSFFDGKGQPGQVSAVSHGSSTTRFDGVNVINTGRRI; this is encoded by the coding sequence ATGAAGAGAAGAGACTTTATGTACATGTCCGGCTTAGGCGCGGGTGCATTGATGATGCCCGGCGTTCCGGTTATAGGCAGGAGCGTTCCCGGCGAGCGGCTTCTTGAACCTGGCCTGGATGTTGCGGCCCGAAAAAAACTGACAGAAGTTGCGCTGAATGCGGCCAAAAGCAAAGGTGCCACTTACACCGATGTGCGCATCGGCCGCTACCTGCAGCAATATCTGTTTACCCGCGAAAAACAGGTGCAGAACATCGTCAATGCCGAATCTTACGGAATCGGTATCCGGGTGATCGTAAATGGTACCTGGGGTTTTTCGGCCACGAGCGACGTCACACCCGAGGGCATTGCCAAGTGCGCAGACACTGCTGCCGCCATTGCGAAAGCCAATTCCAAATTCCAGAAAGAGCCAGTTGAGCTTGCACCGCAGGCCGGGGTAGGAGACAAGACCTGGAAAACACCCCTCATCAAAAATGCATTCGAAATTCCGGTCAGGGAAAAGATAAACCTGCTGATGAATGTAAATGGAAAGGCCATGGAAAACGGGGCGAACTTCGTCACCTCCAACCTTTTCTTTGTCAACGAACAAAAATATTTCGCCTCTTCCGACGGCTCGTTCATTGACCAGGACATCCACCGCATCTGGCCTACCTTTACCGTAACGGTTACCGATAAAGCTTCCGGCAAGTTCAAAACCCGCGATGCGATCAGCTCGCCGATGGGAATGGGCTACGAGTACCTCGACGGGCTGGCAACCGAAAAAATCGCCGGGCCGAATGGACTTGTAGGATACCGGAACTCCTACGATATGGTGGAAGACGCCGTCACTGCAGCAAAGCAGGCAAAGGAAAAAGTAACTGCCAAAACCGTACAGCCCGGCAAATACGACCTGGTGCTGGACCCAAACCACCTGGGACTGACGATTCATGAGTCTGTCGGTCACCCGACCGAGCTCGACCGCGTACTCGGCTACGAAGCCAACTACGCCGGCACCAGCTTTGCGACTTTGGATAAATGGAAGTCCAAAAATTTTCAGTATGGCAGTAAGCTCGTCAATATTGTAGCCGATAAAACGCAGCCCCACACCCTCGGGGCAGTGGGATACGACGACGAAGGCGTGCCCTGCAAAACGTGGGATATCATCAAAGACGGGATTCTTGTCAATTACCAGGCGATCCGCGACCAGGCTAAAATCATTGGAGAAAAAGAATCACACGGCTGCTGCTACGCCGACAACTGGAACTCGGTACAATTCCAGCGCATGCCGAATATCTCATTGAAACCCGGCACCGAAAAACGCAGCGTGCTGGATATGATCAAAGGTGTTGAAAAGGGTATTTACATCATCGGCCGCGGTTCCTATTCAATTGATCAGCAGCGGTATAACTTTCAGTTTGGCGGTCAGGTTTTTTACGAAATCAAAAATGGCGAAATGACCGGCATGCTCGATGACGTCGCTTACCAGTCGAATACCCAGGAATTTTGGAACTCCTGCACCCAGCTCTGCGACCAGGACGATTACCGCACCTTCGGCTCCTTCTTCGACGGAAAAGGCCAGCCCGGCCAGGTAAGCGCCGTCTCGCACGGAAGTTCGACGACAAGGTTCGATGGGGTGAATGTGATTAATACGGGGAGGAGGATTTAG
- a CDS encoding response regulator — protein sequence MGILYLDHEVNNLNSFKAAFRREAMVFIAETTDMAISILENNKIEIIFADHHMPEMTGLDFLRLVATRFPDSKRVILTGNAYTDEFRAAAQKGIFHRYVNKPWDEQQLRTLMETL from the coding sequence ATGGGCATTCTTTATCTGGATCATGAAGTAAACAACCTGAATTCCTTCAAGGCAGCATTCAGGAGGGAGGCCATGGTATTTATCGCCGAAACGACTGACATGGCGATCTCCATTCTTGAAAATAACAAGATTGAGATCATTTTTGCCGACCACCACATGCCTGAAATGACCGGCCTCGACTTCCTCAGGCTGGTTGCTACAAGGTTTCCCGACAGTAAAAGAGTGATCCTGACGGGCAATGCATATACCGATGAGTTCAGGGCTGCGGCTCAGAAAGGCATCTTTCACCGGTACGTCAACAAGCCCTGGGACGAGCAGCAGCTCAGGACGCTGATGGAAACTTTGTAG